A single window of Bombus pascuorum chromosome 1, iyBomPasc1.1, whole genome shotgun sequence DNA harbors:
- the LOC132916056 gene encoding uncharacterized protein LOC132916056, with product MDMKDNQEIDVYGAGEGYPSTGAGVGGQAGPTASLASDRGRVGVGHRAPIRVNASGEEMEDVAMEETREGGPPARTKANNIEAAKNRGRSGERKAERAGPEDRRRSNSRGGKPTPTPSHAPLAVPSTPLPTAAEHSGNMFQTFKIPKNVRDKVKAQDGHRSIDGSIESSQMRKESTSEGRSEDEESMASVTWRGKKRKITKVTPEVSDRMRNVIQGSSPRDVDAEVRRHQAEVLKVAATSSNLKGTYVKTLKDAVEYTVAAWSHQTTTSRVPDFLEERKKREALEREVESLKRRNEELEQRIDRFLKGTAETAAPSPTEAQAPRSSGRAKDDIGAEIEMLKKSISGLGPSLLGTLREELREALRGTGLLRQATGGNNSGDKERTTMPRTAGPKPPQQPPQSSQPSQQQEGQGQETDGEWRTMVSRKARRKAREQRRKEAGHGAPLPIAPQTSRARSAVGPAGQPPRTTPAALGGGERRRERNGEKKTGAQPAKRTYATVAGRAGSAVARPALRPPPTSSAVTLTLRDGAPKTYEEILAEARRDKTLQKCGLEYVRTRKAATGAMVINIPDDAGMSKATQLASRLAGVLDPSTVRVSVPVPTAEIKLVGVDISLNEEELLEELSRAADCQPRDVRAWSAGTSRSGMGIFYAKCPVAGARKLAQAGRVTLGWTRAKVIALPRRPLQCFRCLEVGHMAAMCVSPVRRTHLCFRCGEEGHRARNCTAASPRCPICEAKGAPSKHRMGSAACKPPEVGPSGRRRARRTAMAKAAEATATTTSKGVTGAAEQASLSGNPPVGGKDSTIGCNLGRAGRAQDLLYQSIRESRTDVAVVAEPYNIPASPQWAGDLSGWVAITWPCTSGVSGRIAERGNGFVAVEWTDLVVVGVYISPNCDIRAFEDLLDEMGECVRRLLPRQVLVLGDFNAHSTTWGNDRTTTRGRELADWAAGLGLVLVNRGSESTYVGRRGASVIDLTWATQRLHPRIRNWRVAVEMETLADHLYVLMDIEPAKRSTSGDNNNNVEGRTSSRPGLPPPRRWKLKERDGDMLRATATVAAWCWEAKRNKNRGNVDGEAQELGEWMRRACDASMPRTSAGSRRDNSSVYWWSREIADLRDDCHRARRLLARARRRGRNRNEEEILERYRAHREARMALQRAIKEAKEASWKRLLESVESDPWGRPYKTVLRKLRPAAPPITENMDRELLARVIDTLFPRPEEEGGEEEEDSPRRREDTEQAPPEERGCTRSGGGGPAMDQPGAHITREELEAATKKMAAKDVAPGPDGIPGRVWAETMDIMAPRLLHLYNRCLREGAYPRAWKVARLVLLRKEGRPPESPSAYRPICLLDEVGKLFERVIASRLGAHMESRVPGWHDNQFGFRRGRSTIDAIRRLREGVERVVAREGIAIAVSLDITNAFNSIPWSKIREALRFFEVPGYLRRIIGAYLRERWITYRSTEGEERRAVERGVPQGSVLGPMLWITAYDYVLRTPMPGSTGLICYADDTLVVAGGRWWYETAEAATEATRRAARAIGELGLKVAPAKTEALGFYDGRRRGPPPDGLTIDVDGVGVRVGSQLRYLGLIIDDQWSFEPHFESLAPKVAAAANALCGILPNIGGAGRAVRRLYDGVVRARAMYGAPIWARDLAASRRSQTLLRAVQRTTALRIARGYRTVSHASATVLAASPPYALQALALQKVYGATRVRDGDRDEDAPQVRKEIEEETWERWRLLLEKEARKTSHRAVDAVLPVWDRWKEARGVPLTYRLTQVLTGHGVFGEFLKKIRKEVTNICHHCGEAEDNAQHTLQHCPAWAMQRHTLTVKIGDDLSPRRIVEALLRSRSDYEAVRDFCEQIMLAKERAERLRVRAEHPARIRRERSGRNGGRPPSPPTDTETTRGR from the exons atggatATGAAGGATAACCAAGAAATCgacgtttacggtgcaggggagggataccccagtaccggcgcaggaGTGGGTGGTCAAGCGGGCCCCACTGCGTCGTTAGCTAGCGACCGTGGCCGTGTGGGGGTGGGCCACCGGGCCCCCATACGCGTAAACGCGTCCggtgaagaaatggaagacgTCGCGATGGAGGAGACCCGCGAGGGTGGGCCTCCCGCAAGGACAAAAGCGAACAACATCGAAGCGGCAAAGAACCGCGGAAGAAGCGGGGAGAGAAAAGCGGAGAGGGCGGGACCCGAGGACAGGAGAAGAAGCAACAGCCGGGGAGGGAAACCGACACCGACGCCGTCGCACGCCCCGCTCGCGGTCCCGTCAACCCCGCTTCCAACCGCAGCGGAGCACAGCGGCAACATGTTCCAGACGTTCAAAATCCCCAAGAACGTCAGGGACAAAGTGAAAGCGCAAGATGGGCACAGGTCCATAGACGGCTCGATAGAGTCGTCTCAGATGAGAAAGGAGTCGACCTCGGAAGGCAGATCGGAGGACGAGGAGTCAATGGCCTCGGTCACCTGGAGGggcaagaagagaaaaataacgaaagtgaCTCCAGAGGTGTCGGACCGAATGAGGAACGTTATCCAAGGGTCCTCACCGAGAGACGTGGACGCCGAAGTACGGCGACATCAGGCCGAGGTCCTGAAGGTGGCGGCGACGTCCTCCAACCTCAAGGGGACGTACGTCAAAACCCTCAAGGACGCGGTCGAGTACACCGTCGCGGCATGGTCCCACCAAACAACCACCTCCCGGGTGCCAGACTTcctggaagaaaggaagaagagggaggCGCTGGAAAGAGAGGTGGAAAGCCTGAAGAGGAGGAACGAGGAGTTGGAACAAAGGATAGACAGGTTCCTGAAAGGCACGGCCGAGACAGCGGCGCCGTCCCCGACGGAGGCGCAGGCTCCCCGGAGCAGCGGGAGGGCCAAGGACGACATCGGAGCAGAAATAGAGATGCTAAAGAAGTCGATAAGCGGCCTCGGCCCATCCCTGTTGGGGACCCTGAGGGAAGAGCTCAGGGAAGCCCTCAGGGGAACGGGCCTGCTGAGACAAGCGACAGGAGGGAACAACAGCGGCGACAAAGAGCGGACGACGATGCCGCGGACGGCGGGCCCGAAGCCTCCCCAACAACCCCCGCAATCCTCCCAACCCTCTCAACAGCAAGAGGGACAGGGACAGGAGACGGACGGGGAATGGAGGACCATGGTCTCGCGGAAGGCGAGACGGAAGGCCAGGGAacagaggaggaaagaagcgGGCCACGGCGCCCCCCTCCCCATCGCGCCACAAACGAGCAGGGCGAGATCGGCGGTGGGACCAGCCGGGCAACCGCCAAGGACGACCCCCGCCGCATTAGGTGGAGGGGaaaggaggagagaaagaaacggagaGAAGAAGACAGGAGCCCAACCGGCGAAACGGACGTACGCGACGGTGGCGGGCAGGGCGGGATCGGCGGTCGCGCGGCCAGCACTCCGACCCCCCCCAACGTCATCGGCGGTAACGCTCACGCTGAGGGACGGGGCTCCGAAGACGTACGAGGAGATCCTGGCGGAGGCGAGACGGGACAAGACCCTCCAGAAATGCGGACTGGAGTACGTCCGAACGAGAAAGGCGGCGACCGGGGCCATGGTGATCAATATCCCGGACGACGCCGGCATGAGCAAGGCCACGCAGTTGGCGTCGCGATTAGCCGGGGTATTGGACCCCTCCACCGTCAGAGTATCAGTCCCGGTACCGACGGCCGAGATCAAATTGGTGGGGGTCGATATATCCCTGAACGAGGAGGAACTGCTGGAGGAGCTGTCCAGGGCGGCGGACTGCCAGCCCCGCGACGTCAGAGCATGGAGCGCGGGAACATCTAGAAGCGGCATGGGGATATTCTACGCCAAGTGCCCCGTGGCCGGAGCCCGTAAACTGGCTCAAGCGGGGAGGGTCACACTGGGGTGGACCAGGGCAAAGGTGATCGCACTCCCCAGGAGACCGCTCCAGTGTTTCCGATGCCTGGAGGTGGGCCACATGGCGGCGATGTGCGTCTCCCCGGTGAGAAGAACCCACCTGTGTTTCCGGTGCGGAGAAGAGGGGCACAGGGCGAGGAACTGCACGGCCGCATCGCCGAGGTGCCCCATCTGCGAGGCAAAAGGAGCCCCGTCAAAACACAGGATGGGAAGCGCGGCGTGCAAACCACCGGAGGTAGGACCATCCGGAAGGAGAAGGGCGCGGAGAACGGCGATGGCCAAGGCAGCAGAGGCCACGGCGACAACCACGAGCAAGGGCGTCACCGGAGCCGCGGAGCAGGCCAGCCTGTCGGGCAACCCACCAGTCGGAGGGAAGGATAGCACCATCGGA TGTAACTTGGGCAGAGCCGGAAGGGCCCAGGACCTGCTCTACCAGTCCATCCGGGAGAGCAGGACCGAcgtggcggtggtggcggaGCCGTACAACATCCCCGCATCCCCCCAATGGGCGGGAGATCTAAGCGGATGGGTCGCCATCACTTGGCCGTGTACCTCGGGAGTCTCCGGGCGAATCGCGGAAAGAGGCAACGGGTTCGTGGCGGTCGAATGGACGGACCTCGTGGTGGTGGGGGTATACATCTCTCCCAACTGCGACATCCGGGCGTTCGAGGACCTACTGGACGAGATGGGAGAGTGCGTAAGGAGGCTTCTCCCCCGACAGGTGCTCGTACTGGGGGACTTCAACGCCCACTCCACGACGTGGGGCAACGACAGAACCACCACGAGAGGCAGAGAACTGGCGGACTGGGCCGCGGGTCTCGGTCTCGTGCTGGTCAACAGAGGCTCGGAGTCCACATACGTGGGGCGGAGAGGAGCGTCGGTCATAGATCTGACGTGGGCGACGCAGAGGCTCCACCCCAGAATAAGGAACTGGCGGGTGGCCGTAGAGATGGAAACGCTAGCGGACCACCTCTACGTGCTAATGGACATCGAACCCGCCAAGAGAAGCACGAGCGgcgacaacaacaacaacgtcGAGGGAAGGACATCGAGCCGCCCGGGGCTGCCCCCTCCTCGCCGATGGAAACTGAAGGAGAGGGACGGGGACATGCTTCGGGCAACGGCCACCGTAGCGGCTTGGTGCTGGGAAGCGAAGAGGAACAAGAACCGAGGCAACGTGGACGGGGAGGCGCAGGAATTGGGAGAATGGATGAGGAGAGCCTGCGACGCCTCCATGCCGCGAACCAGCGCCGGGTCTAGGCGCGACAACAGCAGCGTCTACTGGTGGTCGCGGGAGATCGCGGACCTGCGAGACGACTGCCACAGAGCCCGCAGGCTTCTCGCTAGGGCGAGAAGAAGAGGGCGGAACCGCAACGAAGAGGAGATCCTCGAGAGGTACAGGGCCCACAGAGAAGCCAGAATGGCCCTGCAAAGGGCCATAAAGGAAGCGAAAGAGGCGTCGTGGAAGCGGCTGTTGGAATCCGTGGAATCCGATCCATGGGGAAGACCGTACAAGACGGTGCTGAGGAAACTCAGGCCGGCGGCTCCCCCGATAACCGAGAACATGGATCGGGAACTACTAGCACGGGTGATCGACACGCTGTTCCCACGaccggaagaagaaggaggcgaagaggaggaagactcCCCGAGGCGCCGCGAGGATACGGAACAGGCCCCTCCAGAGGAGAGGGGATGCACTCGGAGCGGCGGCGGCGGACCGGCGATGGATCAACCCGGAGCGCACATAACGAGGGAGGAACTGGAAGCAGCCACCAAGAAGATGGCTGCCAAGGACGTGGCGCCGGGGCCGGACGGAATCCCCGGGCGGGTGTGGGCGGAGACCATGGACATCATGGCCCCCCGCCTGCTGCATCTGTACAACAGGTGCCTGAGGGAAGGCGCATACCCCCGGGCGTGGAAGGTGGCGAGGCTGGTGCTGCTGAGGAAGGAGGGTCGACCGCCGGAGTCCCCATCGGCGTACAGGCCGATATGCCTCCTGGACGAGGTGGGCAAGCTCTTCGAGAGAGTAATCGCCTCCCGTCTGGGGGCGCACATGGAGTCCAGGGTACCAGGCTGGCACGACAACCAGTTCGGGTTCCGTCGCGGGAGGTCCACCATCGACGCGATCCGCAGATTGAGAGAGGGGGTGGAGAGAGTGGTGGCTCGAGAAGGGATCGCGATAGCGGTCTCCCTGGACATCACCAACGCCTTCAACTCGATCCCGTGGAGCAAGATCAGAGAGGCCCTGCGATTCTTCGAGGTTCCGGGGTACCTCCGGAGGATAATCGGGGCATACCTCCGGGAGAGGTGGATAACGTACAGATCCACGGagggagaggagagaagagcgGTGGAGCGCGGAGTGCCGCAGGGCTCGGTCCTGGGACCGATGCTGTGGATAACCGCCTACGACTACGTGCTCCGCACCCCGATGCCCGGAAGCACGGGACTGATTTGCTACGCGGACGACACCCTGGTCGTGGCAGGAGGGCGCTGGTGGTACGAGACGGCGGAGGCTGCCACGGAGGCCACCCGGCGAGCGGCGAGGGCCATCGGAGAACTGGGGCTGAAGGTCGCTCCGGCCAAGACGGAGGCGCTCGGGTTCTACGACGGAAGACGCAGAGGACCGCCCCCGGATGGACTGACGATCGACGTGGACGGGGTAGGGGTCCGGGTGGGGAGCCAACTGAGGTACCTGGGCCTCATCATCGACGACCAATGGTCGTTCGAGCCCCACTTCGAGAGCCTCGCCCCAAAGGTGGCGGCAGCGGCCAACGCCCTATGCGGCATCCTCCCGAACATCGGAGGCGCCGGGAGAGCGGTGCGCAGGCTGTACGACGGGGTGGTCAGAGCCCGAGCGATGTACGGTGCGCCCATCTGGGCGAGGGATCTGGCCGCGAGCAGGCGAAGTCAGACACTCCTGCGGGCGGTTCAACGCACCACCGCTCTGAGGATAGCGAGAGGGTACAGGACGGTGTCGCACGCGTCCGCGACCGTCCTGGCGGCATCCCCTCCATACGCGTTGCAAGCCCTGGCCCTTCAAAAGGTGTACGGAGCCACGAGGGTCAGGGACGGGGATCGAGACGAAGACGCTCCGCAGGTGAGGAAGGAGATAGAAGAGGAGACATGGGAGAGGTGGCGGCTCCTACTGGAGAAGGAGGCGAGGAAGACGTCCCACCGCGCGGTAGACGCGGTCCTGCCCGTCTGGGACAGGTGGAAGGAAGCGCGGGGCGTTCCGCTGACCTACAGGCTGACCCAGGTGCTCACCGGGCACGGAGTGTTCGGGGAGTTCCTGAAGAAGATTCGGAAGGAGGTGACCAACATCTGTCACCACTGCGGGGAGGCGGAGGACAACGCCCAGCACACTCTGCAGCACTGCCCCGCGTGGGCCATGCAGAGACACACCCTGACGGTGAAGATCGGGGACGACCTGTCCCCGAGGAGGATCGTGGAGGCGCTGCTACGTAGCCGGTCGGACTACGAGGCAGTGAGGGACTTTTGCGAGCAAATCATGCTCGCGAAGGAGCGGGCGGAGCGGCTCAGGGTCCGAGCCGAGCACCCGGCAAGGATACGACGCGAGAGAAGTGGGCGCAACGGGGGGAGGCCGCCATCTCCCCCAACGGATACGGAAACAACAAGAGGAAGATGA